The proteins below are encoded in one region of Neisseria macacae ATCC 33926:
- the metX gene encoding homoserine O-succinyltransferase MetX: MSQSASVGIVTPQKIPFEMPLVLENGKTLPRFDLMIETYGELNAEKNNAVLICHALSGNHHVAGRHSAEDKYAGWWDNMVGPGKPIDTERFFVVGLNNLGGCDGSSGPLSINPETGREYGADFPVVTVKDWVKSQAALADYLGIVQWAAIVGGSLGGMQALQWTISYPERVRHALVIASAPKLSTQNIAFNDVARQAILTDPDFNEGHYRSHNTVPARGLRIARMMGHITYLAEDGLGKKFGRDLRSNGYQYGYGVEFEVESYLRYQGDKFVGRFDANTYLLMTKALDYFDPAADFGDSLTRALQNVKAKFFVASFSTDWRFSPARSKELVKALIAAHKPVQYIEVKSNHGHDAFLMEDEAYMRAVAVYMNNVDKDCRS, encoded by the coding sequence ATGAGTCAAAGTGCCTCAGTGGGCATTGTAACGCCCCAAAAAATTCCGTTTGAGATGCCGCTGGTTTTGGAAAACGGTAAAACTTTGCCGCGTTTCGATCTGATGATTGAAACCTACGGCGAGCTGAATGCCGAAAAAAACAATGCGGTTTTAATCTGCCATGCGCTGTCGGGCAACCATCATGTTGCGGGCAGGCATTCGGCAGAGGATAAATATGCGGGCTGGTGGGACAATATGGTCGGTCCCGGCAAACCGATTGATACGGAACGTTTTTTCGTGGTCGGTTTGAACAATCTGGGCGGCTGCGACGGCAGCAGCGGGCCTTTGTCGATCAATCCTGAAACGGGCAGGGAATACGGCGCGGATTTTCCGGTGGTTACGGTGAAGGACTGGGTAAAATCCCAAGCCGCGCTTGCCGACTATCTCGGCATCGTACAATGGGCGGCGATTGTCGGCGGCAGCTTGGGCGGTATGCAGGCTTTGCAGTGGACGATTTCCTATCCCGAGCGCGTGCGCCATGCCTTGGTGATTGCATCTGCGCCGAAACTGTCCACGCAAAATATCGCGTTCAACGATGTAGCACGTCAGGCGATTTTGACCGACCCCGATTTTAACGAAGGACATTACCGCAGCCACAATACCGTTCCCGCACGGGGCTTACGGATTGCCCGTATGATGGGGCACATCACTTATCTTGCCGAAGACGGTTTGGGCAAAAAATTCGGACGCGATTTGCGCTCCAACGGTTATCAATACGGCTACGGCGTTGAATTTGAGGTGGAATCCTATCTGCGCTATCAGGGCGACAAATTCGTCGGGCGGTTCGACGCCAACACTTATCTGCTGATGACCAAGGCACTGGACTATTTCGATCCAGCGGCAGATTTCGGCGACAGCCTGACCCGCGCCCTGCAAAATGTAAAAGCGAAATTTTTTGTCGCCAGCTTCAGCACCGACTGGCGTTTCTCGCCCGCGCGTTCCAAAGAGCTGGTCAAAGCGCTGATTGCCGCGCACAAGCCGGTGCAGTATATCGAAGTCAAATCCAATCACGGCCATGACGCCTTTTTAATGGAAGACGAGGCCTATATGCGCGCCGTAGCGGTTTATATGAACAATGTTGACAAGGATTGCCGATCATGA